The Micropterus dolomieu isolate WLL.071019.BEF.003 ecotype Adirondacks linkage group LG20, ASM2129224v1, whole genome shotgun sequence genome has a segment encoding these proteins:
- the syt9a gene encoding synaptotagmin-9 codes for MPGDKDDEICQKALELLSDLCSKGEVQNEHCLDFIYYFRDLARPRYTDSDISVSLLSLVVTACGLALFGVSLFVSWKLCWIPWRERGLSPTTKEAHGHLNPTMSLLPSQLAPRQPLYTAVDPPTPTPEAAMKISHTSPDIPLDAQSKSRENGVHTNPRMHRQTTEPPPSGHSIQGSIRRHMNLSNPDFNVAQFQRQDSLTGMGLGLGRLKPELYKQRSLEGDEGSRRGGGCGRLHFILRFDCDLEQLIVKIHKAEDLPAKDFSGTSDPYVKIYLLPDRMTKHQTKVHRKTLNPVFDEVFLFPVAYSELPTRKLHFSVYDFDRFSRHDIIGQVVVDNFLDLADFPRETKLCREIQYVSSDNVDLGDLMFSLCYLPTAGRLTITMIKARNLKAMDITGASDPYVKVSLMCEGRRLKKRKTSTKRNTLNPVYNEAIVFDVPPENIEQISLLIAVMDYDRVGHNEVIGVCRVGNDADSLGRDHWSEMLTYPRKPVAHWHPLVEVR; via the exons ATGCCTGGAGACAAAGATGATGAGATTTGTCAAAAGGCACTTGAACTGCTGTCAGATCTTTGTTCGAAGGGGGAAGTGCAGAACGAACACTGCCTGGATTTTATCTACTATTTCCGAGACCTTGCCAGGCCACGCTATACGGATTCAG ATATATCGGTGAGTCTGTTGTCACTGGTAGTGACTGCCTGTGGCTTGGCATTGTTTGGGGTCTCCCTATTTGTCTCCTGGAAGCTCTGCTGGATACCATGGAGGGAGCGTGGTCTCTCCCCCACCACGAAGGAGGCCCATGGACACCTCAACCCCACCATGAGCCTTCTGCCCTCACAGCTTGCACCCAGGCAGCCTCTTTACACAGCCGTGGACCCCCCCACCC CCACACCAGAGGCAGCTATGAAGATCAGTCACACATCTCCAGACATCCCACTGGACGCCCAGAGTAAAAGCCGGGAAAATGGTGTTCACACTAACCCTCGTATGCACAGACAGACCACTGAACCCCCACCCTCTGGTCACTCAAT ACAAGGGTCCATTCGCAGACATATGAACCTGTCTAACCCAGACTTCAACGTGGCCCAGTTCCAAAGGCAGGACTCCCTCACTGGAATGGGGCTGGGCCTTGGTCGCCTCAAACCTGAACTCTACAAACAGCGCTCACTTGAGGGAGATGAAGGCAGTCGCCGAGGAGGGGGCTGTGGGCGCCTCCACTTTATCCTCAGATTTGACTGTGACCTGGAACAGTTAATAGTAAAGATCCACAAAGCAGAGGACCTCCCAGCCAAGGACTTTTCTGGTACCTCTGACCCTTATGTTAAGATCTACCTGCTCCCTGATCGTATGACCAAGCACCAGACCAAGGTGCACCGCAAGACGCTGAACCCTGTGTTTGATGAGgtcttcctgtttcctgtggcCTACTCTGAGCTTCCCACGCGTAAGCTGCACTTCAGTGTATATGACTTCGACCGATTTTCACGCCATGACATCATTGGCCAAGTGGTTGTGGACAACTTCCTGGATCTGGCAGATTTCCCCAGGGAGACAAAACTCTGCCGGGAGATCCAGTACGTCTCCTCG GATAATGTGGACCTCGGGGATCTGATGTTTTCGCTCTGTTACTTGCCTACTGCAGGCAGATTGACCATTACCATGATAAAGGCCCGCAATCTCAAGGCCATGGATATCACCGGTGCATCTG ATCCATATGTGAAGGTTTCACTAATGTGTGAAGGCCGCAgactgaagaagaggaagacatCAACAAAGAGGAACACTTTGAATCCAGTCTATAATGAGGCCATTGTCTTTGATGTCCCTCCGGAAAATATAGAGCAGATCAGCCTTTTGATTGCAGTGATGGACTATGACCG CGTAGGCCACAATGAGGTCATTGGAGTGTGTCGAGTTGGCAACGATGCAGACAGCCTCGGTCGAGACCACTGGAGTGAAATGCTCACGTATCCCCGAAAACCTGTCGCCCACTGGCATCCTCTCGTTGAGGTGAGGTGA